Sequence from the Phragmites australis chromosome 11, lpPhrAust1.1, whole genome shotgun sequence genome:
GCAAGAAGCCGTCGCAGTGGTTGGCTACCCTCAAGGTATGAGTCTGAGGTTGAGTAGTTGACAGTCTGGTATTCTTTGCAGTATTTTGTATCTAGATGTCAAACTTGTTAGTTTTATGATTCCATCCATGACTATTCAATTCAGGTTGTGCATACAGTACACATGACCATCTATTCTGCAAGGGCACAGTTGAAACATGTTAGTAGTGTTGTAAATGAGTGAACATGATCTAATTGATTGCACCAGCGGACCAATTATTAAATAATAGTGTACACATGAACAGTGGATGCTGTTGGAAAGGGGAAACTCAAACGTCTTTATGATTTCACcacttttaaaatttataaaagtagttgcTGCACTATTAATTGATAATCAATCATTAAAGCATTCGCAATGAGTGTCTCAGCAATTTCTTTGTAGTAAGTGTACTTTCTAGTTTCTTGTAACATTGTCCACATCGCAAACTATATGACACAAATTGCTACTCCAGTATATCTATTCCACAACTTTCTGTTGGGGAATGTCACGTTAAtttatgcatgcatgtttgtactAATGATATTCAAATGACTTAAAATGTGTCCTATGTCACGAAGATTGCCTACTGCTAACAGTTGAGCAGCTCAGTTGGCTTCAATGCTACCGCTAACATTAATTGTTGTGCAGGAAAAAAATTCTGtactttttagaaaatagaaaaatgtgTTAAAATGCGAAACGATATATGATTCTGAAGTTTCTATGGCTCAGGTGGAGACAATATTTCTGTCACCAAGGGGGTTGTCTCTAGAGTTGAACCAACACAATATGCCCATGGTGCTACTCAGCTCATGGCTATACAAATAGATGCAGCAATCAATCCAGGTAATAGTGGAGGGCCTGCGATTATGGGTGATAAAGTAGCTGGAGTTGCTTTCCAGAATTTGTCAGGGGCGGAAAACATTGGGTGAATCATTAACTATTTTCCTCTTGCACCAATTAAACCCCTTTCTTTTACCTAAACTTCTTTTCTCAACCCTTTCCTTTTTTGCAGTTATATCATACCGGTGCCCGTAATTAAGCGTTTCATTTCTGGAGTAGAAAAGAGCGGCAAATATTCTGGGTTTTGTACTCTTGGAATATCTTGCCAGGCCACTGAAAATATTCAATTAAGAGAGTGTTTTGGGATGCGGCCTGAAATGACTGGAGTGTTAGTTAGTAGAATAAATCCTCTATCTGATGCTTACAGGATTTTGAAGAAAGATGACATCCTTCTTGAGTTCGATGGCGTGCCTATAGCAAATGATGGGACAGGTGAgcttaaaaaattagtttccacATATGCAATACTTCAATATGTATTACCAACCACTTTATGTTGCatattttggttttggttttggtttttctatttcttttaatGCATTACCTGTGTATTTGTTATCTTTTCTGCGAGTATGTAGCACACAATTATTGCTTGGACACATACACATCCCGTACCCCTGGTGCTTGTTTTTGTATACCTGCTTCTGTTCAAATAAGTTAATCTATGTATAAACTATTTTGTAATACATGGCATCTCAGCATCAACCACTGAAGATCGTTAGTTTTTTTATACCTGCAGTCCCATTCCGTAATAGAGAgaggatcacctttgatcatCTGGTGTCCATGAAGAAACCTGAAGAAACAGCCGTTCTCAAAGTATTAAGAGATGGTAAAGAGCAAGAATTGAGTGTCACACTTAGACCTGTGAGTCCTTGCTATATTATTACATTCGATCTGTACCTTTGATTAACCTgggtgcaatttttttgttGCTCGCCTGTTACCAAATATAATAGTGATATTCTGTTGCTATTCTTGTTTACCTTTACACAAAGTTTTTCCAGTGCTAGGCATGGTAATAGACTCAACCTCGACAAAACTAAATCTATGCACTATCCTACATAAGCAATATCCCTGTCCAATACCTATTACTAGTTTCAGAAATCAGAACCCACCCATAAATTACTGTAAGTTTGTACTTTGTAACCCACTGAATTCACTATATTAGCCAATGGGCCAATTTTAGACCCTTTGTAGAGTTATTTCAGTATTTTGAAAGGATGATCTGGACAGAGACCAACCCATCTCTTATACAGGTATTGGACCCTTTGTAGAGTTATTTCAGTAGTCCACGAAATTGGACCAAATGGTTTTGTACACAACTCTCCAAGGCCTATTTCTTTGCACCAATCATTTCTTTCTTCACTAGAATCTAGAGCTTTTCATATGTAGACCTTTGAAGCTTGAACTGATCTTATTTGTACTTGCGTTTTTCCTTATGCAGCTACAACCTTTAGTCCTGGTTCATCAATTCGATAAACTACCCAGCTACTACATATTTGCTGGTTTTGTATTTATCCCACTAACCCAGCCTTATCTCCATGAATTTGGAGAAGACTGGTATAACGCCTCGCCACGCCGATTATGTGAACGTGCGCTAAGAGAGCTTCCGAAGAAGGCTGGGGAACAACTAGTTATCCTATCTCAGGTATTATTATATTAATTCACGACCTCCTCATGTTTCTGTACTCTATTTGAAAACATTTTGCATCACACCGTCCGTTAACTTCTAATTGAATCTATCTTTGTACTGAATGTATTTTAGGTTCTCATGGATGATATCAATGTCGGTTACGAAAGGCTTTCCGAGCTGCAGGTATGTTGGTATGAGTATATCCCCTGGTATCCAGTTACATACTACCCAAACGGAGACATAAATTCTGCAGCATGAGCATAGTACACCGAATCTGAAGTACCCTGAACTGATCAGGCTGCATACTAAATGTGATCAGGTAAAAAAGGTGAATGGTGTGGAGGTTGAAAACTTGAAGCACTTGTGCAGCCTTGTGGAAGGCTGCACCGAAGACAACTTGAGATTCGATTTGGACGATGAGAGGGTCATCGTCCTCAAGTACCGGAACGCAAGGCTTGCCACGTCCCGGGTCCTCAAGCGGCACAGGATACCATCGGCTATGTCGAGTGATCTTGTCGAAGAGCAATCGACTAATGGTGAGATCGAGGCATCATGCACCAGCTAACGCGGGGGTTTTCTGTCGACATAGCTCAGGAGTTCCCTGCGGCAGCACAGATCTGAGGAGCACACTTCATTTTCGTGAGGCGGATGCGTCTGCCTGAGACCTGCGGAGCTGTACAATGGCTGCGGTCGCTCCTGCTTAGCCGTTTCAGGTCTGGCGCTAGGAGGGTCCTCCGCAAATAAGATCAATGACCGCCGGAGCTTTTCAGCCTGACATACCATTCTTTTTGCCTCAATACCAATCATTGCTGCGGTCGCTCCTGCTTAGCCGTTTCAGGTCTGGCGCTAGGAGGGTCCTCCGCAAATAAGATCAATGACCGCCGGAGCTTTTCAGCCTGACATACCATTCTTTTTGCCTCAATACC
This genomic interval carries:
- the LOC133885733 gene encoding protease Do-like 10, mitochondrial, whose translation is MLAAAASSLSRLSSSSAVRALRRVLLHAPPLPPSASPPLPPLRALTRALLPHLAAAPRFSTASCSSPPSRIGECGGAQGIPAIPEEAEGDGAEEEAQAEALVRRDTDAYAAVELALDSVVKVFTVSSSPNYFLPWQNKAQRESMGSGFIIPGRRIMTNAHVVADHTFVLVRKHGSPTKYKAEVQAVGHECDLALLTVESGEFWDGMNSLELGDIPFLQEAVAVVGYPQGGDNISVTKGVVSRVEPTQYAHGATQLMAIQIDAAINPGNSGGPAIMGDKVAGVAFQNLSGAENIGYIIPVPVIKRFISGVEKSGKYSGFCTLGISCQATENIQLRECFGMRPEMTGVLVSRINPLSDAYRILKKDDILLEFDGVPIANDGTVPFRNRERITFDHLVSMKKPEETAVLKVLRDGKEQELSVTLRPLQPLVLVHQFDKLPSYYIFAGFVFIPLTQPYLHEFGEDWYNASPRRLCERALRELPKKAGEQLVILSQVLMDDINVGYERLSELQVKKVNGVEVENLKHLCSLVEGCTEDNLRFDLDDERVIVLKYRNARLATSRVLKRHRIPSAMSSDLVEEQSTNGEIEASCTS